CAGCAGCAGCAGCCGCGCCACCGCGTGCGGGTCGCCCTGCTCCAGCCCGCACAGCGACGCCGCCGTGCCGCTGATGCGGCAGTCGCCGGTGGCCGGGTTGTCCTGGAACGGCACGCCGCGCGCGAAGCTGCCGGCAAAGCGGTTGACGTAGAAGCGGTTCAGGAAGGTGCGGTGGTCGAAGCCCTGGATGCCCATCTGGATCGCATCCTCATCGGCAAAGGTCCAGCCGATGTCGTCGTGGCTGCGCACGTAGTTGACCCAGGCGGTGCCGTCGGGGATGTGGTGGCGCTGCTCCAGCGCCTTCTGCAGCATGTTGACCTCGCGCGTGGCCAGCGTGTTCCACAGCAGCGCCATCTGCAGCGGGTTGTACGAGATCTGGCACTCGGCCGGTTCGATGTACTTGACCACGTCGTCCGGGTGCACGATGGCCTCGGACTTGAACAGCAGCGACGGTGCGGCGATGCGCGCCAGCGCGTTGTAGGCGCGCAGCAGGTGGTGCGCTTCGGGCAGGTTCTCGCAAGGCGTGCCCAGGCGCTTCCAGATGAACGCCACCGCGTCCATGCGCAGGAACTCGACGCCCAGGTTGGCGATGAACAGCATCTCGCCGGCCATCGCGTTGAAGACCTCGGGGTTGCCGTAGTTGAGGTCCCACTGGTAGCTGTGGAAGGTGGTCCAGACCCAGCGGCCGTCCTCGAGCTGGCTGAAGGCGCCGGGGTGTTCGTCGGGGAAGATCTCGCGCACCGTGCGCTCGTAGGCGTCGGGCTGGGTGCGGTCCGGGAAGATGTAGAAGAACTCGCTGTAGAACGGATCCTTGGCGAGTGCGCCGCGGGCCCAGTCGTGTTCGTCGCTGGTGTGGTTGAAGACGAAGTCGAGCACCAGCGAGATGCCCTCCTCGCGCAGCCGTTGCGCCAGATGGCGCAGATCCTCGATGCGGCCCAGGCTCGGCTTGACCGCCCGGTAGCTGCTCACCGCATAGCCGCCGTCGCTGTGCGGCTCGGGGCACAGAAAAGGCGGCATCAGGTGCAGGTAGGTCAGCCCCAGTTCCTTGAAATAGGGGATGCTGGCCTCGATGCCTTTCAGGTCGCCGGCGAACAGGTCGACGTAGCAGACGCCGCCGAGCATGCGGTTCGAGTGGAACCATTGCGGATCGGCCTCGCGCGCCTGGTCGAGCGCCTTCAGCTCGGGCGAGCGTTCGCGCCAGGCGCTGAAGGCATTGCCCAGCAGCTTGATCAGAAAGGCTTCGAAGTCCGGCCGCGCGCCGTACAGCGGCGCCAGCTCGCGGCGCAGGTCGCCCAGATGCGCGCGCAGGCGGGCGTCGAATGCAGGCCATTGCGCATCGTCGCCGAGCTGTTCGCTCAGGGCCGCCCAGACGCGGCTCTGCTGCTCGTCGGATGCGGCCCAGGCCGGCACCGCGACGCGGGTCGTGGCGGGGACGGAACCGTCGATCTGAGCGCTGGCGGCGCGGCTGGCGAGTCGTGAAGAAGCGGGGGATGAGACGGGAGATTTTCGAATGGCCACGGTTCGTCCTCGGGGGTCCTGGTCGTCGTGCGATGGGGTCAGGCGCGCAGGCGGATCACGCGCGCCTCGTAGGGGCGCAGGCGCAAGGCGCGCAGGTCTTCGGTGCTCGCCGGCTCGGTCGGCACGGGGTAGTTGGCGATCATCAGCTCGGTGCCGCTGTGGAAGATGTCGGCCGGCAGCTCGAACACCGGCTGGCCGTGGCTGAAGTTGCACACCACCAGCAGGCGCTCGGCGCCGAGCGTGCGCGTGTAGGCGTAGATGTGCGGGTGCTCGGGCAGCAGCAGGTCGTAGCGGCCGTAGACCACGATCGGGTGCGCGTGGCGCAGCGCGATCAGGCGCCGGTAGTAATGGAACACCGAGTCCGGATCGGCCAGCGCCTGCTCGGCGTTGATCTGCGGGTAGTTCGGATTGAGCTTCAACCACGGCTTGCCGCCGGTGAAGCCGGCGTTCGGCCCGGCCGTCCACGGCATCGGCGTGCGCGCGTTGTCGCGGCCCTTGGCGTGGATCGAGGCCAGCACCTGCGCCGGGTCCTGCCCCCGCTCGGTGGTGGCCACCCGGTACATGTTGAGGATCTCGATGTCCTGGTAGTCGTCGATGCGGGCGAACTTCACGTTCGTCATGCCGAGCTCTTCGCCCTGGTAGACGTAGGGCGTGCCCTGGTGCATGTGCAGCCAGGTGCCGAGCATCTTGGCCGACACCACGCGGAACTCGCCGTCATCCCCGAAGCGCGACACCGGCCGCGGCTGGTCGTGGTTGGACAGGTAGAGGCTGTTCCAGCCCTCGCCCGCCAGTTCGTCCTGCCAGCGCGACATGGTGCGCTTGAGGTCGCGCAGGTCGAGCGGTTTGAGATCCCACTTGCCGAGCGGTCCGCTGTCGAGGTCCATGTGCTCGAACTGGAACAGCATGTTGAGCGCGCCGCTGCGCTCGTTGCTGATCTCGCGGCCCTGCTGCGTGGTCGCCATCGGCGCC
This portion of the Leptothrix cholodnii SP-6 genome encodes:
- a CDS encoding amylosucrase; amino-acid sequence: MPAWAASDEQQSRVWAALSEQLGDDAQWPAFDARLRAHLGDLRRELAPLYGARPDFEAFLIKLLGNAFSAWRERSPELKALDQAREADPQWFHSNRMLGGVCYVDLFAGDLKGIEASIPYFKELGLTYLHLMPPFLCPEPHSDGGYAVSSYRAVKPSLGRIEDLRHLAQRLREEGISLVLDFVFNHTSDEHDWARGALAKDPFYSEFFYIFPDRTQPDAYERTVREIFPDEHPGAFSQLEDGRWVWTTFHSYQWDLNYGNPEVFNAMAGEMLFIANLGVEFLRMDAVAFIWKRLGTPCENLPEAHHLLRAYNALARIAAPSLLFKSEAIVHPDDVVKYIEPAECQISYNPLQMALLWNTLATREVNMLQKALEQRHHIPDGTAWVNYVRSHDDIGWTFADEDAIQMGIQGFDHRTFLNRFYVNRFAGSFARGVPFQDNPATGDCRISGTAASLCGLEQGDPHAVARLLLLYGVVLSSGGIPLIYLGDEIGALNDLHWADDPGHGGDSRWVHRPVRDLARSAQRDDPSTAPGRIYAGLRHLIALRQHLPSLAGGRLHAFWTRNRSVLGYLRSGEGQGGGGNILVLGNFSEHPQAIDAAVLLGMPAAAVDLIGQTAFNLRTGFTLAPYQMVWLDCRGG
- a CDS encoding glycoside hydrolase family 13 protein; amino-acid sequence: MKHAWWKESVVYQIYPRSFADSDGDGIGDLNGITAKLDHLKTLGVDVVWLSPIYRSPNDDNGYDISDYRAIMAEFGTMADFDTMLAGMHQRGIKLMMDLVVNHCSDEHAWFQAARTSRDNPYHDYFIWRDPKPDGSPPTNWEAAFNGSVWEWNEPTGEYYLHMFSKKQPDLNWENPQVRAEVHALMRFWLDKGVDGFRMDVINMISKPWRADGSLPDAPVVREGFLQPGFALTCNGPRLLEYLREMKAEVLDHYDTITVGEAPMATTQQGREISNERSGALNMLFQFEHMDLDSGPLGKWDLKPLDLRDLKRTMSRWQDELAGEGWNSLYLSNHDQPRPVSRFGDDGEFRVVSAKMLGTWLHMHQGTPYVYQGEELGMTNVKFARIDDYQDIEILNMYRVATTERGQDPAQVLASIHAKGRDNARTPMPWTAGPNAGFTGGKPWLKLNPNYPQINAEQALADPDSVFHYYRRLIALRHAHPIVVYGRYDLLLPEHPHIYAYTRTLGAERLLVVCNFSHGQPVFELPADIFHSGTELMIANYPVPTEPASTEDLRALRLRPYEARVIRLRA